A window from Dermacentor albipictus isolate Rhodes 1998 colony chromosome 10, USDA_Dalb.pri_finalv2, whole genome shotgun sequence encodes these proteins:
- the LOC135898500 gene encoding uncharacterized protein, with protein sequence MSHSEDYDVFPTNEWKTQLDFDRPCGAVNSEETCWLCGELTPWNRLMHELAFELVETTPGTLLLRAMSNVEADGDPATVAREASLLTSWLLCRHLCIRELDVTCLVRDGAPADQPSFPIHVRPPSSSSSPSRRRFRTLNITESAGARLYLRGVDAVVDLETLFVDASETNRHFAAEIDALLERNRHTLKKVYICEHSPQRRDGLRMVESLVACEFLTLKSPHNKSRMPDMDAMVRLMCASTSLKEVTAQPILQGEVSVIAKALETNLTLTKLSLYVETRGSIEELFRALQANRSLKELLLYCCLFIDTRCMRAVASALRKNASLRALYMGVVFLDNCEGLEQWSQALSENCTLQFLRIYCGNISMRDISALCKALQVNKSLKKFMLPGAMGSEEERTSLARQLLEDECYDRVQLGPWTEPYLRILASVLVSSHKSPEQLWLPDIGQLSLDSVSVLFNALASSKRVDSLTVDVKHEPDARVALLCEALKRNRSIGFLRIDIEDGDSANDILRALTVNAAITELDITLRVPAAEETMAAFCGMLARNDAVTNISAWLHVDCPGRFMEAIARGMSANRLVVNFQCWAGDNTCVPSPILESVRRNKSALNRAVEFVLRRREDRHSAECFELFSDRSCLLAHLTETGGLSDVEARLEVASAEHRLRDKYLLLTGVVRHSVVCWPADVTQIDALNAYCWRAIARYLRVTDVRVQ encoded by the exons atgtcacacAGCGAAGATTACGACGTCTTTCCTACCAACGAGTGGAAGACACAGCTGGACTTCGACCGGCCGTGCGGCGCGGTGAACTCCGAGGAGACGTGCTGGCTGTGCGGCGAGCTTACGCCGTGGAACCGACTGATGCACGAGCTCGCCTTCGAGCTCGTCGAGACCACTCCGGGGACGCTGCTCCTGCGCGCCATGTCCAACGTGGAGGCGGACGGAGACCCCGCGACGGTGGCTCGCGAGGCGTCGCTTCTCACGTCGTGGCTCCTGTGCCGACACCTCTGCATCCGGGAGCTGGACGTGACCTGCCTGGTTCGCGACGGCGCCCCCGCGGACCAACCGTCCTTCCCGATCCACGTCCGCCCcccgtcgtcctcgtcgtcgccGTCCCGGCGCAGGTTCCGCACGCTGAACATCACCGAGAGCGCCGGCGCCCGCCTGTACCTCCGAGGCGTGGACGCCGTGGTCGATCTCGAGACGCTcttcgtcgacgcttccgagaccAACCGGCACTTCGCGGCCGAAATCGACGCGCTCCTGGAGCGCAACCGCCACACGCTGAAGAAGGTCTACATCTGCGAACACAGCCCGCAGAGACGCGACGGACTGAGGATGGTCGAGAGCCTGGTCGCTTGCGAGTTCCTCACGCTCAAGTCGCCCCACAATAAGAGCAGGATGCCGGACATGGACGCCATGGTGAGGCTCATGTGCGCGTCGACCAGCCTGAAGGAAGTCACGGCCCAGCCGATCCTACAGGGAGAGGTTTCGGTCATCGCCAAGGCTCTCGAAACGAATCTCACCTTGACGAAGCTGTCGCTCTACGTAGAGACGCGTGGTTCGATCGAGGAACTGTTCAGGGCCCTTCAGGCCAACAGAAGCCTGAAGGAACTCCTGCTCTACTGCTGCCTGTTCATCGACACCAGATGCATGCGAGCCGTGGCGTCTGCTCTGCGGAAGAACGCTTCTCTCCGAGCGCTCTACATGGGAGTTGTGTTCCTCGACAACTGCGAAGGGCTGGAACAGTGGTCGCAAGCTCTGTCGGAAAATTGCACCTTGCAGTTTCTCCGCATATACTGCGGTAATATTTCCATGAGGGACATTTCTGCTCTCTGCAAAGCGCTGCAGGTTAACAAGAGCCTGAAGAAATTCATGCTTCCGGGAGCCATGGGTTCCGAAGAAGAAAG GACGTCTCTGGCACGGCAGCTGCTTGAAGACGAGTGTTACGACCGCGTGCAACTCGGGCCCTGGACGGAACCCTATCTCCGCATCCTCGCATCGGTGCTGGTGTCATCGCACAAGAGCCCCGAGCAGCTCTGGCTGCCGGACATTGGTCAGCTGTCACTCGACAGCGTCAGCGTCCTCTTCAACGCCTTGGCCTCGAGCAAGCGGGTGGACAGCCTCACCGTCGACGTCAAGCACGAGCCCGACGCCAGGGTCGCTCTTCTGTGCGAGGCGTTGAAGAGGAATCGATCCATCGGGTTCCTCCGCATCGACATCGAGGACGGGGACTCGGCGAACGACATTCTACGCGCGCTGACCGTCAACGCGGCCATAACCGAGCTGGACATAACGCTCCGGGTACCCGCCGCCGAGGAGACGATGGCAGCGTTCTGCGGCATGTTGGCGCGCAACGACGCCGTCACGAACATCTCGGCCTGGTTGCACGTCGACTGCCCCGGACGATTCATGGAAGCGATCGCCCGAGGAATGTCGGCCAACAGGCTCGTCGTCAACTTCCAGTGCTGGGCCGGTGACAACACGTGCGTGCCGTCGCCGATTCTCGAGTCGGTGCGGAGGAACAAATCCGCGCTGAACCGCGCCGTCGAGTTCGTTCTGCGCCGCCGCGAAGACAGGCACAGCGCGGAGTGCTTCGAGTTGTTCTCCGACAGATCCTGCCTGCTCGCTCACCTGACGGAAACCGGCGGGTTGTCGGACGTCGAGGCCCGGCTCGAGGTCGCTTCGGCCGAGCACCGCCTGCGGGACAAGTACCTGCTGCTCACGGGCGTTGTTCGGCACTCCGTCGTTTGCTGGCCCGCTGACGTCACGCAGATTGATGCGCTCAACGCTTACTGCTGGCGCGCCATTGCGCGTTACCTGAGGGTCACTGACGTTCGCGTTCAATAA